GATTTTATTTCGAGGGTGCAGCCGCAAGGTGGCATTAAATTTAATGAGAAGTACATAGCGCAAGGTGACTGCTATGTCGCATGTTTACATGTGTACTCTTTAGCTGAAGATATTCCTCCGCTATGGCTAACGGCACTTATGAACAATAAAGATACGATTTCAAGTGTAGACGTAGCGACTGCAAATAAAGAAGAGGTGGTAAAAGATATTAACCGTTCCATCACGGAATTAAAAGACCGTATGACATCAGAACGTCGTTCTACGGATCGTGATGATGCTCATTGGGAATTGCAAAATTTAACTGACTTCGCTCGTTCGATTACGCAGCAAGGCGAAATTGTAAAACTCGTGAAGCTAAGAATCTATATTTATGATCCAGTATTAGAACAATTAGAGAAGCGAATTGGAGATATTAAGAAAGAAATTGCGGGGCAGAACTATAAAGCGCAAGTATATGTATTTAAACAAAAAGAAGAGTGGCAAACATTGTTTGCAAGCTATGACGATCAAATAGAATACTTGGGAGTGAAAAGTGGATATCCATTACCTTCAAAAAATATTGGTTTCGGTATTCCTTTTCATCATCAAGATTTAAAAGATCCAAGAGGAATTTACTTAGGACAAACCTCAACAGGTGGAGCATTTATTTTAGACCCGTTCTTCTCTACAGGTACTCGAACATCATTTAGTGGTTTTATTTTTGGTAAGATGGGCGCTGGTAAATCGACATTACTTAAACAGCTCGAAGAGGGTCTGGTTGCAAAGGATTGCTTCATTCGTGGGTTTGATAAAGCAAGAGATTATTACACAGTTGTACAGCAGCAAGGCGGTAAAATTATAGATTTAAGCGGGGTGCAAGATTCGGAAGAAGTAGAAACAGGAATGATTAATCCTTTAGAAGTATTCGCAACGAAAATCACCAATACAGGTGCAGTTGATGAGAAAGGTTCATTTATTCAACACATTTCAAAAGTCACAAATATGATTCGATTCTTGAATACAGAGTTTGATGATACGGTGATACAAGAGTTTCGTAAACACCTATATGCTTTCTATATTGAGTGGGGGCTTGTACCTCAAAAGGGAAGTGATCGCCCGTATAAAGTAACGGGATACCCTCCTAATCACTATCCAATTCTAGAAGATTTCTATAAATATCTTAGTAATTTAAAACTAGAAGCAGGGGCAACGCCACAACGTCACCGTGATTTAGAAGCAATAAAATTGCAGGTAGAGGACATGATTACGGTGTACGGTGATATGTTTAACGGTCATACAACACTTAAAAACTTTGAAAATGAACAGATTGTTTTCTTTGATATTGATGGCATTTCAAAATATGATAAATCAGTTTTTAACTGTCAGTTGTTTACTGCCTTAACTTTGATTTGGAGTCATGCTTTAAAAAATGGTCGTCAAATGAAGTACTTACGAGAAGAGAAAAACTTATCAATAGAAGACGTTAAGTATTTCATGGTTTTCCTTGATGAGTGTCATAACGTTATTAATTCACAAAATGAATTTGCTAACCGTTATGTCCTAGAGTTCGAACGTGAAATGCGAAAATTCTTTGCGGGTATATTTTTTGCAACACAATCACCACAAGAAATGTTACCACCGCCGGGAAGTACAGTTGATGTGTCTACGATGAAAGCGATCTTTGAATTAACTCAATATAAAATATTCTTGAACATGGATAACTCCGTGTTAGAGACTTTAAAAAGTGTTCTAGGTGAAAGTTTAACAGAGTCAGAGTTTCGTATCTTACCTGAGTTGAAACGCGGGGAAGCAATTGTACAGGTAAGTTCTACTGAAACATATAACGTGATGTTTGATCCTGACGAGAAACAATTAGAACGCTTTAAAGGTGGTCAGTAAGATGGCAGCTACACAAGAAACAGCCATAGATAAGTATAAGAAAGTAAAAAGAATAAAATGGATTGTTCGCTTGTTAGGTGGTTCTACAGGAGTGGTAATTGCGGCAGCCATTACCCTTCTCTTAATTGTAAGCATGGCTATTTTTGGCGGGCAAAGTTCTACGGGTACACCGAATGGCGGTATAAGTGGGACTGCAACAGTGAAGAACTTACCGCCTGAAGTCATGAGGTGGCAAGCGATGGTGGAACAGGAATGTGCAGCGCAAGGTGTACCAGAACTCGTTCCCTATGTGCTAGCAATCATTATGGTAGAGAGTAATGGTATTTCTGAAAAGCTACCCGATATTATGCAATCATCCGAATCACAAGGTTGGGCGATGAATACAATTTCTAACCCGAAAGATTCTATTTATTATGGTGTGATGCATTTAAAGGGTGCTTTTGATGATGCAAAAATGCTAGGAATTAATGATTTATTAGCCATTGTACAAACATATAACTTTGGTCGTAATTATGTGCATTGGTTAGCAGCAAATAATAAAACCCATTCTATACAAACTGCGGATTATTACTCTTTAACGGTTGTTGCACCTGCTGGCGGTAATAGAAACGGAACAACAATTGGATACAGTCAACCTGTTGCAGTTGCTTACAATGGTGGTTATCGCTATATCAATGGCGGTAACTTTTTTTATGCAGAAATGGTGAAGCAGTATTTAAGTTTTGATGGAGCAGGTGGAACTTCAGGGCAAATTCCGGGCGGTTCAGAAACATTTAAGGTCATGATGGATGAAGTTTTGAAGTACAACGGTAATCCTTATGTGTGGGGTGGAAAGAGTTCTTCGCAAGGATTTGATTGCAGCGGTTTAACGTATTGGGCGTATAAAACGGCAGGTATTACAATCCCAATATCGGCAGCAACGCAATATGACTTTACTGTAGAAGTTGATCCGAAGGATGCACAACCAGGCGATTTAGTTTTCTTTAGAGGGACATATGGTGGTCCGAATCATGTCAGTCATGTGGGTATCTATATTGATGCAAATACAATGTATGACTCTAATGGTAGCGGTGTTGGATACCATCAATTTACCTCATCATACTGGCAACAACACTATGCAGGAATTCGAAGAGTACCAAGATGAAAAAAAGAAATGGAGTGCAAAATAAATGAATAATCTATCAAAGATTTTAAGTGGAGCATTGGTTTTATCACTGTCGTTTAACGGAATATGGGCATATAACACAACGAAAGAGTTTGATAAGAAAGATAAAAAATATCGTGTGACTGTATCGGAAAAAGAGAAACAAATTGGAGATTTAAAAGTAAAGTTGGAGCAGAAAGATAAAAAGATAAATGAGGGGGGAGCGGGCGAAAATAAAAAAGAAGGTAATTCAACATTAGATTTACAGAACAAATATAGAGAAGTTGCGAATCAATTTGTACATGCTTATCTAGATTACTCGGTGCAAAATAAAGGTGAAAGACGAAACAACTTGTTAAAAATAACAGACAAAAAGGTAGTAGATATAGTAGCACCTAATACAGACGATTTAGGCGATCCAAATTTCAAATCACATGTAAATAAGGCGGCAATATACATTAATTCAGAAGGTGATGTTTCTAAGAAATGTACGGCTTTACTTGATATAGAGTACACAATTGAGGGGTTAGAAAATAAACAAACAACGATTAACAGTGTTGTAAAAATAACATTAGAAAAGCAAGGAGAAGAAATTAAAGTGGTAGAGTATAATCCGTATCCAGTGAAACGATGAATAGAAAATGAAGCAATAGTAAAGTCCCTTATTAAAAAGTAAGGGGCTTTTTGTTTAACAAATAAATCTAATAGGAAGGAGTTACATCATGCTTTTGAGTGAACTAAAACCCAATCATGATTATGCAAAAGAAGGGAAGTATTTAATTTTAAGTCTTCGGAAAAAGAAGGGGGTTCGAAAAGATAAGTTCATTGAAATACCGATTACATGGTTTGATTATAACTTTGGAGAAAAAGTGGAATGGCTCATTGTACGAGAATATCAGCCAAGTGTTAACGGGAAAGAAAAGTATACAAACTGTAAACTGGAAAACATTCACGCACAAGTGAGTGTAGTAAATGTGAAAGGAGAAAGAATGAAATGAGTATTAAATTTTGGATGAACAAAGAAGGCAGAAAGCCTGCAAATACGAAAAGAAAAGCATATTTATTTACCTTAGGAAGTTTCGTCACAATGTTTTTTGTACTTTGTATTTCCCCTGTTTTTAGTGGAGCGACATACAAATTTGAAGAAATGAAAATAGGTGAGTATCAAAGTTTGTCCTCCACGGTGAAGATTGCAGTTGCGAAAAAAGAATACAATCCCGACAATCAAACGTTACGAATTGATTATGAGTTAAGGGCAGATAACGACTCGCAAATTCTAAGTAACATGAAATACAAAGTAGAGAATAAGTACATTAAACAAAAGGATAACAACGTAAAAACGAAAGTTTATCGAGCAAGTGATAACTACATTGTGGTGATTAGTGAAAATGTTCCTGAAGAATTTGGTGTTGTATCTTCAGTTGTGAAGCCTGAATATATTCACCCTGAATTACAAAATG
Above is a window of Bacillus anthracis str. Vollum DNA encoding:
- a CDS encoding DUF5513 family protein, which translates into the protein MLLSELKPNHDYAKEGKYLILSLRKKKGVRKDKFIEIPITWFDYNFGEKVEWLIVREYQPSVNGKEKYTNCKLENIHAQVSVVNVKGERMK
- a CDS encoding lysozyme family protein; its protein translation is MAATQETAIDKYKKVKRIKWIVRLLGGSTGVVIAAAITLLLIVSMAIFGGQSSTGTPNGGISGTATVKNLPPEVMRWQAMVEQECAAQGVPELVPYVLAIIMVESNGISEKLPDIMQSSESQGWAMNTISNPKDSIYYGVMHLKGAFDDAKMLGINDLLAIVQTYNFGRNYVHWLAANNKTHSIQTADYYSLTVVAPAGGNRNGTTIGYSQPVAVAYNGGYRYINGGNFFYAEMVKQYLSFDGAGGTSGQIPGGSETFKVMMDEVLKYNGNPYVWGGKSSSQGFDCSGLTYWAYKTAGITIPISAATQYDFTVEVDPKDAQPGDLVFFRGTYGGPNHVSHVGIYIDANTMYDSNGSGVGYHQFTSSYWQQHYAGIRRVPR
- a CDS encoding VirB4 family type IV secretion system protein, giving the protein MVKLGKKEQQKYRTEGYDLDFISRVQPQGGIKFNEKYIAQGDCYVACLHVYSLAEDIPPLWLTALMNNKDTISSVDVATANKEEVVKDINRSITELKDRMTSERRSTDRDDAHWELQNLTDFARSITQQGEIVKLVKLRIYIYDPVLEQLEKRIGDIKKEIAGQNYKAQVYVFKQKEEWQTLFASYDDQIEYLGVKSGYPLPSKNIGFGIPFHHQDLKDPRGIYLGQTSTGGAFILDPFFSTGTRTSFSGFIFGKMGAGKSTLLKQLEEGLVAKDCFIRGFDKARDYYTVVQQQGGKIIDLSGVQDSEEVETGMINPLEVFATKITNTGAVDEKGSFIQHISKVTNMIRFLNTEFDDTVIQEFRKHLYAFYIEWGLVPQKGSDRPYKVTGYPPNHYPILEDFYKYLSNLKLEAGATPQRHRDLEAIKLQVEDMITVYGDMFNGHTTLKNFENEQIVFFDIDGISKYDKSVFNCQLFTALTLIWSHALKNGRQMKYLREEKNLSIEDVKYFMVFLDECHNVINSQNEFANRYVLEFEREMRKFFAGIFFATQSPQEMLPPPGSTVDVSTMKAIFELTQYKIFLNMDNSVLETLKSVLGESLTESEFRILPELKRGEAIVQVSSTETYNVMFDPDEKQLERFKGGQ